A window of the Dickeya dianthicola NCPPB 453 genome harbors these coding sequences:
- a CDS encoding ABC transporter substrate-binding protein — MKKVILCTLIASSLALMAHQSFAADQVELRMSWWGGNGRHQVTLKAIDAFQKQYPNINVKAEYTGWDGHLSRLTTQIAGNTEPDVMQTNWNWLPIFSRTGDGFYDLNKVKDVLDLSQFDAKELQATTVDGKLNGIPISVTARVFYYNTETWKKSGLTSPKNWDELLNAGKVFKEKLGDQSYPLVLEHQDSLALLNSYMVQKYNLPAVDEKNKKFSYTDAQWVEFFQMYKKLVDAHVMPSAKYYASFGKSNMYEMKPWIAGDWGGTYMWNSTITKYSDNLQPPAKLELGAYPMLPGAKEAGLFFKPAQMLSIGKSTKHPKEAAMLINYLLNSKEGIQALGLERGVPLSKAAVTQLRADGVIKDSDPSVAGLNLALSLPHETKTSPYFDDPQIVALFGDAIQYIDYDQKSVEETAKYFQRQADRILKRAMKE; from the coding sequence ATGAAAAAAGTGATCCTATGCACACTGATCGCCTCTTCTCTGGCGCTGATGGCACATCAGTCTTTCGCTGCCGACCAGGTTGAGCTGCGCATGTCATGGTGGGGCGGCAACGGCCGTCACCAGGTCACGCTGAAAGCTATCGATGCATTCCAGAAACAGTACCCGAACATCAACGTGAAGGCGGAATACACCGGTTGGGACGGGCACCTGTCCCGTCTGACTACTCAGATTGCCGGCAATACCGAACCGGACGTGATGCAAACCAACTGGAACTGGCTGCCGATTTTCTCCCGCACCGGTGACGGCTTCTACGACCTGAACAAGGTGAAAGACGTGCTGGATCTGTCGCAGTTTGACGCGAAAGAGCTGCAGGCCACCACGGTAGACGGCAAACTGAACGGGATTCCGATTTCCGTCACGGCGCGCGTGTTTTATTACAACACCGAAACCTGGAAGAAATCCGGCCTGACCTCCCCGAAAAACTGGGATGAACTGCTGAACGCCGGTAAAGTGTTCAAGGAAAAACTGGGCGACCAGTCCTACCCGCTGGTGCTGGAACATCAGGATTCACTGGCGCTGCTGAACTCTTACATGGTGCAGAAATACAACCTCCCAGCGGTGGACGAGAAGAACAAGAAATTCTCTTACACCGACGCACAATGGGTGGAATTCTTCCAGATGTACAAAAAACTGGTTGATGCCCACGTCATGCCGTCAGCGAAATATTACGCGTCGTTCGGCAAGAGCAACATGTATGAAATGAAGCCGTGGATTGCCGGTGACTGGGGCGGCACCTACATGTGGAATTCCACCATCACCAAGTATTCCGACAATCTGCAGCCGCCGGCCAAACTGGAACTGGGCGCCTACCCGATGTTGCCGGGCGCCAAAGAGGCCGGGCTGTTCTTCAAACCGGCGCAGATGTTGTCCATCGGCAAATCCACCAAGCACCCGAAAGAAGCAGCCATGCTGATTAACTATCTGTTGAACAGCAAGGAAGGCATTCAGGCGCTGGGGCTGGAGCGTGGCGTGCCGTTGAGCAAAGCGGCGGTCACCCAGTTGCGCGCCGATGGCGTCATCAAGGACAGCGACCCGTCGGTAGCCGGCCTGAATCTGGCATTGTCTTTACCGCATGAAACCAAGACATCGCCTTATTTCGATGACCCGCAAATTGTCGCCCTGTTTGGCGATGCCATTCAGTATATCGATTACGACCAGAAATCCGTGGAAGAAACGGCCAAATACTTCCAACGCCAAGCCGATCGTATTCTGAAACGCGCTATGAAAGAATAA
- the kdgM gene encoding oligogalacturonate-specific porin KdgM: MKIKLLTLAVASLVSVNTLAVSIDYRHEMTDNTKVGHKDRLLISHRFANGFGLSSEVKWAQSGRDGNPNRPFSEQVSNGTEVVASYVYKFNDVFSIEPGFSLESSSSNNNYRPYLRGRANVTDDLSVALRYRPYFKRNSENIRQQGKETMDKGYTLTGNIDYNFLDVYTLGYELEYKKGTSGETVLSDNDNYDITHEVKLSYKWDKNWKPYVALGNVSGSKTTDERQTRYRVGVQYSF; the protein is encoded by the coding sequence ATGAAGATTAAATTATTAACTTTGGCTGTTGCATCTCTGGTTAGCGTCAATACTCTGGCTGTATCTATCGACTATCGTCATGAAATGACGGATAACACTAAAGTTGGTCATAAAGACCGTCTGTTAATCTCTCACCGTTTTGCGAATGGTTTTGGGTTATCTTCCGAAGTAAAATGGGCTCAATCCGGCAGGGACGGTAACCCAAACAGACCGTTTAGCGAACAGGTCAGCAACGGCACCGAAGTTGTCGCCAGCTACGTGTATAAATTCAACGACGTCTTTTCTATCGAACCAGGATTTTCTTTAGAATCAAGCTCTTCAAACAACAACTACCGTCCTTATCTTCGCGGCCGGGCGAATGTGACCGATGATTTGTCAGTCGCCTTACGCTATCGTCCTTATTTCAAACGTAACAGTGAGAACATCAGGCAGCAGGGTAAAGAAACGATGGACAAGGGTTATACCCTGACCGGTAATATCGACTATAACTTCCTGGATGTTTATACCCTCGGTTACGAGCTGGAATACAAAAAAGGCACCTCCGGCGAAACAGTCCTTTCTGACAACGATAATTATGACATCACTCATGAAGTGAAATTGTCTTACAAGTGGGACAAAAACTGGAAGCCATATGTCGCACTCGGCAACGTTTCTGGTTCTAAAACCACCGACGAACGTCAAACCCGTTACCGTGTAGGCGTGCAATATAGCTTCTAA
- the paeX gene encoding pectin acetylesterase PaeX — protein MSLSKIIAGTLMMSVSGFNLAETTFPIWPQGEAPGAITSSVQQQVVERSKDPTLPDRAVTGIRSPEITVYAPEKPNGTALLITPGGSYQRVVLDKEGSDLAPFFTRQGYTLFVMTYRMPGDGHQEGADAPLADAQRAIRTLRAHAAQWHIDPQRIGIMGFSAGGHVAASLGTRFAQTVYPAQDEIDHINARPDFMVLMYPVISMQEDIAHAGSRKALIGSHPSDAQIQRYSAEKQVSAQTPPTFLVHAIDDPSVSVDNSLVMLAALRAHQIPAEIHLFEQGKHGFGIRGTVGLPAAIWPQLLDNWLTSLPSKKNSTNQPDKT, from the coding sequence ATGTCATTATCAAAGATAATTGCAGGAACGCTTATGATGTCTGTCAGTGGATTCAACCTCGCCGAGACCACCTTCCCGATATGGCCGCAAGGTGAAGCACCCGGCGCCATCACGTCATCGGTACAACAGCAGGTGGTTGAGCGCAGTAAAGATCCCACCTTGCCAGACCGGGCCGTGACCGGTATCCGCAGCCCGGAAATTACAGTTTATGCCCCGGAAAAACCGAATGGCACCGCGTTGTTGATTACCCCCGGCGGCTCCTATCAGCGTGTGGTGCTGGACAAAGAAGGCAGCGATCTGGCGCCCTTTTTCACCCGGCAGGGCTACACCCTGTTCGTCATGACATACCGTATGCCGGGCGACGGCCACCAGGAAGGTGCAGATGCGCCATTGGCCGATGCCCAACGCGCCATACGCACGCTGCGGGCCCATGCTGCGCAATGGCACATTGACCCGCAACGCATTGGCATTATGGGCTTCTCCGCCGGCGGGCATGTCGCCGCCAGTCTGGGCACCCGCTTTGCGCAAACCGTTTACCCGGCGCAGGACGAAATCGACCATATAAACGCCCGTCCGGACTTCATGGTGCTGATGTACCCGGTCATTTCCATGCAGGAAGACATTGCGCACGCCGGCTCCCGTAAAGCGCTGATCGGCTCTCACCCCAGCGACGCGCAAATCCAGCGTTACTCCGCGGAAAAGCAGGTCAGCGCGCAAACTCCGCCGACATTTTTGGTCCACGCCATTGACGACCCTTCCGTGTCAGTAGACAACAGCCTGGTGATGCTGGCGGCGTTACGCGCGCACCAGATTCCGGCAGAAATCCATCTGTTTGAGCAGGGAAAACATGGTTTTGGTATCCGTGGCACGGTCGGGTTGCCGGCTGCTATCTGGCCGCAACTGCTGGATAACTGGTTAACATCGCTGCCGTCAAAGAAAAATTCGACGAATCAACCGGATAAAACATAA
- a CDS encoding metal-dependent hydrolase: MTAEGHLLFAVASAIFAKKAELSPVLADGDWWHIIPAAMLTALLPDIDHPKSILGQRLKWISVPIARLCGHRGFTHSLLAILVGVYVIRTRLPADWPLPGDVYHAMIVGYLSHIVADMLTTAGVPLLWPCRWRFRLPILNSDKGNQLERLLCVGLILFMLWQPQQPLESWHYGEPARWLQQFSQQCRQLLTR; this comes from the coding sequence ATGACCGCGGAAGGCCACCTCCTGTTTGCCGTAGCCAGCGCAATCTTTGCCAAAAAAGCAGAATTATCGCCCGTTCTGGCAGACGGCGACTGGTGGCACATCATTCCCGCCGCCATGCTGACAGCGCTGCTGCCCGACATCGACCACCCGAAATCCATTCTGGGCCAGCGTCTGAAATGGATTTCGGTGCCGATCGCCAGATTGTGCGGCCATCGCGGTTTTACGCACAGCCTGCTGGCGATTCTGGTCGGCGTTTATGTTATCCGCACCCGGCTGCCGGCAGACTGGCCGTTGCCGGGCGATGTCTATCACGCTATGATCGTCGGCTATCTAAGCCATATCGTCGCCGATATGCTGACCACGGCAGGAGTGCCGCTGCTGTGGCCCTGTCGCTGGCGCTTTCGTTTGCCCATCCTCAACAGCGATAAGGGGAATCAACTGGAACGACTGCTGTGCGTGGGGTTGATCTTATTCATGCTATGGCAACCGCAACAGCCGTTGGAATCCTGGCATTACGGCGAACCGGCGCGGTGGCTGCAACAGTTCAGTCAACAATGTCGTCAGTTACTGACACGCTAA
- a CDS encoding L-cystine transporter: MNFPLIINVVFFAVLLFALGYGGNKNWSLSQKVLLGLITGVLFGLVLHLVYGDDNPVVKQSITWFNIVGNGYVQLLQMIVMPLVFVSILNSVARLHNASSLGKISLLTLGTLLLTTLIAALIGIFVTNLFGLTASGLVQGTQESARLSTIQSNYVGKVADLSVPQLLLSFIPKNPFADLTGANPTSIISVVIFAAFLGVAALHLLKDDAVKGEPVLAAIDTLQYWVMKLVRLVMRLTPYGVMALMTKMVASSNLQDILKLGSFVVASYLGLGLMFGVHAVLLALTGVNPAHFYRKVWPVLSFAFTSRSSAATIPLNIEAQTRRIGVPESIASFAASFGTTIGQNGCAGLYPAMLAVMVAPTVGINPWDPLWIATLAGIVTLSSAGVAGVGGGATFAALIVLPAMGLPVTLVALLISIEPLIDMGRTALNVSGSMAAGTITSQLLKQTDKAVLNQDNDAALTQR; this comes from the coding sequence ATGAATTTTCCGCTGATAATAAATGTGGTGTTTTTTGCTGTGTTGCTCTTCGCACTAGGGTATGGCGGTAATAAAAACTGGAGTCTGTCCCAAAAGGTGTTGCTGGGCTTGATTACCGGTGTTCTGTTCGGGCTGGTGTTGCATCTGGTTTACGGCGACGACAATCCCGTCGTAAAACAATCTATCACCTGGTTTAACATCGTCGGCAACGGCTACGTACAATTGCTGCAGATGATTGTGATGCCGCTGGTGTTCGTTTCCATTCTCAATTCAGTTGCCCGGTTGCATAACGCCTCATCACTGGGAAAAATCAGCCTGCTGACGCTGGGCACGTTACTGTTGACCACATTGATTGCCGCGCTAATCGGTATTTTTGTCACCAACCTGTTTGGCCTTACCGCCTCCGGGCTGGTACAGGGCACGCAGGAAAGCGCTCGTCTGTCTACTATCCAGAGCAACTATGTCGGTAAAGTCGCGGATTTGAGTGTCCCGCAGTTGCTGCTGTCGTTTATCCCCAAAAACCCGTTTGCCGACCTGACCGGCGCCAACCCGACCTCGATTATCAGCGTGGTGATTTTCGCTGCGTTTCTCGGCGTCGCCGCGCTGCACCTGTTGAAAGACGACGCGGTGAAAGGCGAACCTGTGCTAGCGGCCATTGATACTCTGCAATACTGGGTGATGAAATTGGTCCGTCTGGTCATGCGTCTCACACCTTATGGCGTGATGGCGCTGATGACCAAAATGGTCGCCAGTTCCAACCTGCAGGACATCCTCAAACTGGGGAGCTTTGTCGTGGCCTCCTATCTCGGCCTGGGGTTGATGTTTGGCGTACATGCCGTGCTGCTGGCGCTGACTGGCGTGAACCCGGCCCATTTCTACCGCAAGGTCTGGCCGGTACTGAGCTTTGCCTTCACCAGCCGCTCCAGTGCGGCCACCATTCCGCTGAATATTGAGGCCCAGACGCGTCGCATTGGCGTACCGGAATCCATCGCCAGCTTTGCCGCCTCCTTTGGCACCACCATCGGCCAGAATGGTTGCGCCGGGCTTTATCCGGCCATGCTGGCGGTGATGGTCGCGCCGACGGTAGGCATTAACCCGTGGGACCCGCTGTGGATTGCCACCCTGGCAGGCATCGTGACGCTCAGCTCGGCAGGCGTGGCCGGTGTCGGCGGCGGCGCAACCTTCGCCGCGCTGATTGTCCTGCCTGCTATGGGCCTGCCGGTAACGCTGGTTGCCCTGTTGATCTCCATTGAACCGTTGATCGATATGGGGCGCACCGCGCTGAACGTCAGCGGTTCAATGGCCGCTGGCACTATTACCAGCCAGTTGCTGAAACAAACCGATAAAGCGGTGCTGAATCAGGATAACGACGCCGCATTGACACAGCGTTAA
- the osmE gene encoding osmotically-inducible lipoprotein OsmE → MKKNRLLMCITASALMLSGCVAYDRAENFLTKPVVKDVKKGMSRQEVKRIAGPASTEATMIHARGTCNTYVLGTRDGKIQYYFVSFDETGHVLNKGFQSCQEYDINPKL, encoded by the coding sequence ATGAAGAAAAATCGTTTACTCATGTGTATCACGGCAAGCGCTCTGATGCTCTCTGGATGTGTGGCGTATGATCGTGCGGAAAATTTCCTCACCAAACCGGTGGTGAAGGATGTAAAAAAAGGCATGAGCCGCCAGGAAGTGAAGCGGATTGCCGGCCCCGCATCGACGGAAGCCACGATGATTCATGCCCGCGGCACCTGTAATACCTATGTGCTCGGCACCCGTGACGGCAAGATTCAGTACTACTTCGTTAGCTTTGATGAAACCGGCCATGTGCTGAACAAAGGGTTCCAGAGTTGTCAGGAATATGACATCAATCCAAAACTCTGA
- the nadE gene encoding ammonia-dependent NAD(+) synthetase: protein MSLQQEIIQALGAKSTIDPAQEVRVSVDFLKNYLKAHPFVKSLVLGLSGGQDSTLTGKLCQTAIAELRAETGKTDYQFIAVRLPYGVQADEQDCQDAIQFIQPDRVLTVNIKPAVDASEATLRAIGIELSDFVKGNEKARERMKAQYSIAGMNAGLVVGTDHAAEAVTGFFTKYGDGGTDINPIFRLNKRQGKALLALLGCPAHLYTKAPTADLEDDRPSLPDEAALGVTYEKIDDYLEGKQLAPVDAAIIESWYRRTEHKRRSPVTVFDDFWH from the coding sequence ATGTCATTACAGCAGGAAATCATTCAGGCGCTTGGGGCGAAAAGCACCATCGATCCGGCGCAGGAAGTTCGGGTGAGCGTTGATTTTTTAAAGAATTATCTGAAGGCGCATCCGTTCGTCAAAAGCCTGGTGCTGGGGCTCAGCGGCGGGCAGGACTCGACGCTCACCGGCAAATTATGTCAGACAGCTATCGCCGAATTGCGCGCAGAAACCGGCAAAACCGATTATCAGTTTATCGCGGTACGCTTGCCGTACGGCGTGCAGGCCGATGAACAGGACTGTCAGGACGCCATTCAGTTTATCCAGCCGGACCGGGTGCTGACCGTTAACATCAAACCGGCGGTGGACGCCAGCGAAGCGACGCTGCGCGCCATCGGCATTGAGCTGTCTGATTTCGTCAAAGGTAACGAAAAGGCGCGCGAACGCATGAAAGCCCAGTACAGTATTGCGGGCATGAACGCCGGGCTGGTCGTCGGAACCGATCATGCGGCGGAAGCGGTTACCGGCTTTTTCACCAAATACGGCGATGGCGGCACCGATATCAACCCGATTTTCCGCCTCAACAAGCGGCAAGGCAAAGCGTTGCTTGCGCTGCTGGGCTGCCCGGCGCACCTCTACACCAAAGCGCCGACGGCCGACCTTGAAGACGATCGTCCATCGCTGCCGGATGAAGCGGCGCTGGGGGTAACCTACGAGAAGATCGACGATTATCTGGAAGGCAAACAACTTGCGCCGGTCGATGCCGCCATTATCGAAAGCTGGTACCGCAGAACCGAGCACAAACGCCGTTCTCCCGTTACCGTTTTTGATGATTTTTGGCATTGA
- the yddG gene encoding aromatic amino acid DMT transporter YddG → MIAITPYRATLAGLLAIMLWSTSVGLIRSLTESLGALGGAAMIYTTSALFLLLVGHRPAFRSHSKIYLLLGGALFVSYEICFSLSIGLAQNRMQAMELGMINYLWPCLTILFSLFINQQKIINQQKSRFWLWPGLALSVTGILWILKGDGDWSPALMWRNIGANPLAYGMALTAALVWALYCNVSRRFGNGKSGILLFFITVSVVLWGKYLLSGAPGFSFPAQTLLELLFIGGSTALAYAAWDVGIQRGNMALLATASYFTPILTTLMAALWLQTVPTFAFWQGVIMVTLGSLLSWLATRSTG, encoded by the coding sequence ATGATAGCCATAACCCCTTATCGCGCCACGCTGGCCGGCCTGCTGGCGATTATGCTCTGGAGCACCTCTGTTGGCCTGATTCGCAGCCTGACCGAATCGCTGGGCGCCTTAGGCGGCGCTGCCATGATTTATACCACTAGCGCCCTCTTCTTACTGTTAGTCGGGCATCGTCCCGCATTCCGTTCCCACTCAAAAATCTACCTGCTGCTCGGCGGCGCGCTGTTTGTCAGCTACGAAATCTGTTTCTCGCTGTCCATTGGGCTGGCGCAAAACCGGATGCAGGCGATGGAGCTGGGGATGATCAATTATCTATGGCCCTGCCTGACGATTCTGTTCTCGCTGTTTATCAATCAGCAGAAAATTATCAATCAGCAGAAAAGCCGGTTTTGGCTGTGGCCGGGCCTCGCCCTGTCGGTTACGGGGATTTTGTGGATTCTGAAAGGCGACGGCGACTGGTCGCCCGCACTGATGTGGCGGAATATCGGCGCCAATCCGTTGGCCTATGGCATGGCGCTGACCGCGGCGCTGGTCTGGGCACTGTATTGCAACGTATCACGCCGCTTCGGCAACGGGAAAAGCGGTATCCTGCTGTTTTTCATTACCGTTTCCGTTGTTCTGTGGGGGAAGTATCTGCTCAGCGGCGCACCCGGCTTTTCCTTCCCGGCGCAAACCCTGCTGGAACTGTTGTTTATCGGCGGCTCGACCGCGCTGGCCTATGCCGCCTGGGATGTCGGCATTCAACGCGGCAACATGGCGCTACTGGCAACCGCATCCTACTTTACGCCGATACTCACGACGCTGATGGCGGCGCTGTGGCTGCAAACCGTGCCTACCTTCGCGTTCTGGCAAGGCGTTATCATGGTGACGCTGGGGTCGCTGCTTTCGTGGCTGGCCACGCGCTCAACCGGTTAA
- a CDS encoding nitrous oxide-stimulated promoter family protein, with product MSSSSGKRIQREIRTIQAMLTLYERTFPAPADDADYYARLRDYALNRLQKCYYGENKPACKQCPIHCYQPAKRETIKVIMRWAGPRMLLYHPILAIRHLLDGRKPAPAAPQRPRTGKRPESPASLSDNSAKEKGR from the coding sequence ATGTCCTCTTCTTCCGGCAAACGTATCCAGCGTGAAATCCGAACGATTCAGGCAATGCTCACGCTGTATGAACGCACGTTCCCTGCTCCGGCGGATGACGCGGATTACTACGCCAGACTACGCGATTACGCCCTGAACCGGCTGCAAAAATGCTATTACGGTGAAAACAAACCCGCCTGTAAACAGTGCCCAATCCACTGCTATCAACCGGCAAAGCGGGAAACCATCAAAGTGATTATGCGTTGGGCAGGGCCAAGGATGCTGTTGTATCACCCGATACTGGCCATCCGGCACCTGCTGGATGGCCGCAAGCCTGCGCCTGCCGCGCCGCAACGCCCGCGCACAGGGAAAAGACCTGAATCGCCTGCCTCACTTTCAGACAATTCTGCAAAAGAAAAAGGCCGCTAA
- the ihfA gene encoding integration host factor subunit alpha, translated as MALTKAEMSEYLFEKLGLSKRDAKELVELFFEEVRRALENGEQVKLSGFGNFDLRDKNQRPGRNPKTGEDIPITARRVVTFRPGQKLKSRVENASPKES; from the coding sequence ATGGCGCTTACTAAAGCTGAAATGTCTGAATACCTGTTTGAAAAGCTTGGGCTCAGCAAACGGGATGCCAAAGAGCTCGTCGAGTTGTTTTTCGAAGAAGTTCGGCGCGCTCTGGAGAATGGTGAGCAGGTTAAGTTGTCGGGGTTTGGCAACTTTGATTTGCGGGACAAGAACCAGCGCCCAGGACGTAACCCAAAAACCGGCGAAGATATTCCGATTACGGCGCGTCGGGTCGTCACGTTCCGTCCAGGGCAGAAATTGAAGAGTAGGGTGGAAAACGCATCACCCAAAGAGTCTTGA
- the pheT gene encoding phenylalanine--tRNA ligase subunit beta — MKFSELWLREWVNPAISSDALSEQITMAGLEVDGVEPVAGVFHGVVVGEVVECAQHPNADKLRVTKVNVGGDRLLDIVCGAPNCRQGLKVAVATVGAVLPGDFKIKAAKLRGEPSEGMLCSFSELGISDDHSGIIELAADAPLGTDIREYLKLDDNTIEISVTPNRADCLGILGVARDVAVLNEQALAVPVIAPVAATLADRFPIQVDATEACPRYLGRVVKGINVKAATPLWMREKLRRCGVRSIDPVVDVTNYVLLELGQPMHAFDLNRLEGGIVVRMAKEGEPLRLLDGTDATLSADTLVIADHQKVLAMGGIFGGEHSGVNGETQDVLLECAYFNPLSITGRARRYGLHTDASHRYERGVDPALQHQAMERATRLLLDICGGEAGPVVEVVSEKDLPARATIALRRDKLDRLIGHVISDEKVSDILNRLGCQVTNTADGWQAVAPSWRFDMAIEEDLVEEVARVYGYNNIPNIPTQAPLKMTQHREADLALKRVKTLLVDHGFQEAITYSFVDPKIQSLIHPGEEALILPSPISVEMSAMRLSLWSGLLGAVVYNQNRQQSRLRLFESGLRFVPDQHADLGVRQETLLAGVITGTRYEEHWDLARQAVDFYDLKGDLEAVLALTGKLSVLEFRAESHPALHPGQTAAIYLAGERIGYIGVIHPELERKLDLNGRTVVFEVLWDKLAERVVPEAADISRFPANRRDIAVVVAESVPAGDVLVECKKVGANQLVGVNLFDVYRGKGVAEGYKSLAISLVLQDTARTLAEEEIAATVAQCVAALKQRFQASLRD, encoded by the coding sequence ATGAAATTCAGTGAACTCTGGTTACGGGAATGGGTTAACCCAGCCATCAGCAGCGATGCCTTATCTGAACAAATCACTATGGCCGGTCTGGAAGTGGACGGCGTTGAGCCGGTTGCCGGCGTGTTCCACGGCGTGGTTGTTGGGGAAGTGGTGGAGTGCGCACAGCATCCGAACGCGGACAAATTACGGGTGACGAAAGTCAACGTCGGTGGCGATCGTTTGCTGGATATCGTTTGCGGCGCGCCTAATTGCCGTCAGGGCCTCAAAGTAGCGGTGGCTACCGTGGGCGCCGTTTTGCCGGGCGATTTCAAAATCAAGGCGGCCAAGCTGCGCGGCGAGCCGTCTGAAGGGATGCTGTGTTCTTTCTCCGAACTGGGGATCTCCGACGATCACAGCGGCATTATCGAATTGGCCGCTGACGCGCCGCTGGGCACCGACATCCGCGAGTACCTGAAGCTGGATGACAATACCATCGAAATCAGCGTGACCCCGAACCGTGCCGACTGCCTGGGAATTCTGGGCGTGGCGCGAGACGTCGCGGTGCTGAATGAGCAGGCGCTGGCCGTGCCGGTTATTGCGCCGGTGGCTGCGACCCTCGCCGACCGTTTCCCGATTCAGGTGGACGCGACAGAAGCGTGCCCGCGTTATCTGGGGCGGGTGGTCAAGGGGATCAACGTTAAGGCCGCCACGCCGCTGTGGATGCGCGAAAAATTGCGCCGTTGCGGCGTCCGCTCCATCGATCCGGTCGTGGATGTCACCAACTATGTGCTGCTGGAACTGGGGCAGCCGATGCATGCATTCGATCTTAACCGTCTGGAAGGCGGCATCGTGGTGCGCATGGCGAAGGAAGGAGAACCCCTGCGTCTGCTGGACGGCACCGATGCTACCCTGAGCGCCGACACGCTGGTGATTGCCGACCATCAGAAAGTGTTGGCTATGGGCGGCATCTTCGGCGGCGAACATTCCGGTGTGAATGGCGAAACGCAGGATGTGCTGCTCGAGTGCGCTTACTTTAATCCGCTGTCGATCACCGGACGGGCGCGCCGTTATGGCCTGCATACCGATGCGTCGCACCGCTATGAGCGCGGCGTTGACCCGGCATTGCAGCATCAGGCAATGGAACGCGCAACCCGCCTGCTGCTGGATATCTGCGGCGGTGAAGCCGGCCCGGTGGTGGAAGTGGTCAGCGAGAAAGACCTGCCGGCGCGCGCCACCATCGCGCTGCGTCGCGATAAGCTGGATCGTCTGATCGGCCATGTGATTTCCGATGAGAAAGTCAGCGATATTTTAAATCGTCTGGGTTGTCAGGTAACCAACACTGCTGATGGCTGGCAGGCGGTGGCGCCGAGCTGGCGTTTCGACATGGCGATTGAGGAAGATTTGGTGGAAGAAGTAGCCCGTGTTTACGGCTACAACAACATTCCGAATATTCCTACTCAGGCGCCGCTGAAGATGACGCAACATCGTGAGGCGGATCTGGCGCTTAAGCGTGTGAAAACCTTGCTGGTTGATCACGGCTTTCAGGAAGCGATTACCTACAGCTTCGTCGATCCCAAAATTCAATCGCTGATTCACCCCGGTGAAGAGGCGCTGATTCTGCCAAGCCCGATTTCAGTGGAAATGTCCGCTATGCGCCTGTCGCTGTGGAGCGGTCTGTTGGGGGCGGTGGTGTACAACCAGAACCGCCAGCAAAGCCGGCTGCGCCTGTTTGAGAGCGGCCTGCGCTTTGTTCCGGATCAGCACGCTGATTTAGGTGTGCGTCAGGAAACCCTGCTGGCGGGCGTGATTACCGGCACCCGTTACGAAGAACACTGGGATCTGGCGCGTCAGGCAGTTGACTTCTATGATTTAAAAGGCGATTTGGAAGCCGTATTGGCATTGACCGGGAAACTGTCCGTACTTGAGTTCCGGGCTGAAAGTCATCCAGCGCTGCATCCGGGGCAAACTGCGGCCATTTATCTGGCTGGCGAGCGCATCGGCTATATCGGTGTGATTCACCCAGAGCTGGAACGCAAGCTGGATCTGAACGGGCGCACCGTGGTGTTTGAAGTCCTGTGGGACAAGCTGGCCGAGCGCGTGGTGCCTGAGGCGGCTGACATTTCTCGTTTCCCGGCGAATCGCCGTGATATCGCTGTGGTGGTGGCTGAAAGTGTGCCAGCGGGCGACGTTTTGGTCGAATGCAAGAAAGTTGGCGCAAATCAGTTAGTTGGCGTAAACTTGTTTGACGTGTACCGGGGCAAGGGCGTAGCGGAAGGGTATAAGAGTCTGGCTATTAGCCTGGTATTGCAGGATACCGCTCGTACACTGGCAGAAGAGGAAATTGCCGCTACTGTTGCGCAATGTGTAGCAGCACTAAAACAGCGATTCCAAGCATCCTTGAGGGATTAA